The genomic window GATTTATAGCGGAAATTTAACTATAAAGAGGAGAATGGAAGATGAAGAAAGTTAATAAACGTGTGCTGGTTTTAGTGAGTATGGTAGCTTGTTTAATGTTTGGTGGAATCGTTGTGTACGCTAGTGCTGTCATTTGGGGCGGAGAAGATGATATCAAGGGAATCGAAGTTGTTTTAGATAAATTACAATCAGCTGTTCAATCAAGAGATGATAAATTAAAAGAAAGTGCCGGCAAAATTGAAAGCGAATTATCAGAAAAAGAAACACTTACAGAAACAATCAAAAGTAAAGAGCAGGAAATTGACGAACTAAACGAAAAGCAGATAGAACTCGAGGTTAAAATTGAGGAATTAAATGCTACTATAGAAACACAAAAGAAAAATTTAGCAGCAAAAGATGCATATAGAGAAGCAGAAATCGCTGAAATGGAATCATACTATACTGGAGAAGTTAAAAAATACCAAGAACAAGTAAGAGCTGAGGAAGCAGAAAAGAATGCGGTTCTTGAGAAATTAAATAATTTAACAATTGAAAAAGAAGAATTAGACAAAGAACTTACACGTTTGAAAAAAGCAAGTAATGAAAAAGATGGCAAACTAGAAAAAGCTAGAACAGACGTAAAAGAGTTACGAGAAAAAGCTGAGAGTATTTTAGAAGAAGTAAATACAAATGAAAATGACCAGTAATTTTTATTGTCGAAATGAATATTCATAGTATAATAAGAACTAATTATAATAAACGCACCTCTAAAGTTTGAGGGTGTATTGTTATGATTAGTTTTTTATTTATTAGAAGCAAATATGTTAAAATAGAACGTAATTAAAAAATGAAGGGATGGAGACGATGACAGTAATTTTAGACGGGAAAGCATTAGCCAATAAAATGCAAGCAAATTTAGCTAATGAAGTGGCGGATTGGAAAAGTAAAGGCTACCGTATACCTAAACTAGTAGTGATTCTAATAGGGGAAGACAGTGCTAGTAAAGTATATGTGAAAAATAAAGAAAAATCAGCCCAAAAAATCGGATTCCATTCAGTAGTTAGAAGATTAGATGAATCAGTTAGTGAGGCGGAGTTGTTAGACATCATTGCAGAGTATAATCAAGATGAAACAGTGGATGGTATCTTAGTACAGCTACCATTACCTAAACATATTGATGAGGAGAATGTGTTACTTGCTATTGATCCTAAAAAAGATGTGGACGGATTTCATCCACTTAATGTAGGAAAACTTTTTGTTGGAGATCCTGACATGCATCCGTGCACGCCTTTTGGTATTATTACATTACTAAAAGAGCATAATATTGAGTTAGTTGGAAAAAAAGTTGTGATAATAGGTAGAAGTAATATCGTTGGAAAACCTTTAATGCACATGATGTTAAATGAAGATGCTACTGTCACTATTACTCATTCAAAAACTAAAAATTTAAAAGAAGAAACATTAACAGCAGATGTATTGGTTGCGGCAATTGGACAAGCTGAGTTTATTACATCTGATTATGTAAAAGATGGAGCAGTTGTCATTGATGTTGGGATGAATCGAAATAGCGATGGTAAACTAGTTGGGGATGTAGATTTTGCAGATGTGTTACCTAAAGTTAGTGCGATTACGCCAGTTCCAGGAGGTGTTGGTCCAATGACAATAACTATGCTAATGGAACAAACGATGTATCAAGGTAGAAAACATTGTGGAGAGGAAAGCCATGACAACAAGTGATTATTTAACGGTCACAGCATTAACAAAATATTTAAAACGTAAATTTGATGCAGACCCATATTTAGAGAAAGTTTATTTGACTGGTGAAGTATCAAATTTTCGAGCCAGAGCAAATAGCCATCAATATTTTAGCTTGAAAGATGATAAGGCTAAAATTTCAGCAGTAATGTTTAAAGGGGCATACCAAAAACTAAAATTTACTCCTGAAGAGGGGATGAAAGTTTTAGTGGTTGGTCGCCTCTCTCTTTATGAGGCATCTGGTAATTATCAAATTTATATTGATCATATGGAACCAGATGGAGTAGGTGCTTTGTACCAGGCTTATGAGCAACTAAAAGCATCACTAGAAAAAGAAGGCTTGTTTAAATTAACGCATAAGCAATCATTAGTGAAGTATCCACAGCGAATTGCGGTTATCACAAGTCCGAGTGGGGCGGTTATTAAAGATATTATGACCACAATACAAAGACGTTATCCTATTGCACAGTTAGTATTATTTCCGACAAAAGTTCAAGGAGATGATGCTGCAGGAGAAATTGTGCAACAAATCAAAGAAGTAGATGCAATTGGCAATTTTGATACGATGATTGTTGGTCGTGGTGGAGGCTCTATTGAAGATTTGTGGTCATTTAATACAGAAGAAGTGGTTCGTGCTGTTTTTGAAGCGAGAACACCGGTTATTTCATCTGTGGGACACGAAACAGATACTACGTTAACAGACCTAGTAGCAGACGTACGAGCGGCAACTCCAACAGCGGCTGCAGAACTAGCAGTACCTGTGTTACAAGAAGAGTTACTTAAAATTCGAGAAAAGCAATCACGATTGTATCATGCACTTGATAATCAATTAAAACATAAACGTGCTCGATTTGAAAAAGCAAGTGAGTCAGTCATATTTAAACAACCAAATCGATTGTATGAAGCATTTTATTTACAATTAGATAATTTAGATCGACGTTTGAAACAGACTATAAGCACTCAGTTACATGAAAAGCAAGTGAAATGGCAAAAGCAATCAGAAAGATTGATGGTAAAAAATCCATCTGAATTAATTAAACGACGTCACCAAGAACGTAAATTTTTGGAACTGAATTTACACAGAGCAATGTCTCAACTCATTAGTGATAAAAAGCAATCTCTTTATCAAACGACTGAATCACTAGATTTACTGAGTCCACTTAAGACAATGGGGCGAGGATATAGTTATGTTACTAAGAATAATCATATTGTAAAAAGTGTCTCAGATGTTAAAATTGGAGATGAGATGATATTGAATGTATCAGATGGCCAGATACAAGCAGAAGTAAAAGAGATAGAAAGTGATGGGAAAGCATGAGTAAAGAAAAACAAACATTTGAAGAGTCAATGGAAGAGCTTGAACAAATCATTAAAGGACTAGAATCAGGAGATGTCCCGTTAGAAACGGCATTGGAAAAGTTTCAACGAGGTGTTGAGTTAAGTAAAGAGTGTCAAAAGACATTAGCAAATGCCGAAAAAACACTGACTAAAGTAATGAGTCAAGATGGTCAAGAAATCGATTTTGAAGCAAAAGGAGACTAAATATGTCGACATACACTGATTTTGTGACACGACATGTACCAATCATTGAACAAACCATTTGTACATTTTTAAAAAAAGAAACAATAGGTGAAGACTTGTATGACTCTATGAGTTATTCGGTAAAAGCTGGTGGGAAAAAATTCCGTCCACTTTTATTTTTGGCGACGTTATCCTTAGTTGATTACCCGATCACTAATAAAGAATATAAAGTCGCAAGTTCTTTAGAAATGATTCATACCTATTCATTAATCCATGATGATTTGCCAGCGATGGATGATGATGATTTACGACGAGGTAAACCAACCAATCATAAACAATTTGGCGAAGCGATGGCTATTTTGGCAGGCGATGGATTATTAACGGAGTCTTTTCATCTGCTTTCTAGTGCGGAGATAGAAGCGACTAAATTAGTTAAGTTGGTAGAAATTCTATCTAGTAGTGCTGGGACAAAAGGGATGATAGCTGGTCAAGTTGAAGACATAGAAGCAGAAGAGCAATCTGTGTCACTTGCTGAATTACAATTGATTCATGAGAAGAAAACGGGAGCATTGATAAAATCTGCCGTTGAGATGGCATGTGTGTTAGCAAGTGTAAGCCCCATCATTGAAAGTGAGTTGATGACTTATGCAACGTCTGTTGGAATTGCATTTCAAATTCGTGATGACTTATTGGATGTGATTGGTGATGAGGCTATTATCGGGAAACACGTTGGTAGTGATGAAAAATTAAATAAATCAACTTATGTGTCATTGTTAGGGTTAGAAGAAGCCAAAGAAGCGTTCTATAAACAATGTGACATAGCTAAAGAAGCATTGCACCGAACAAAAATTGAATTGGGAATAGACAATACTCAAACGTTACTAGATGAAATATTAAAAGAATTGAAGGAAATATAATGAAAGAAAAAGTCGGCAAAGAACGAGTAGATGTTCTTTTAGTGCAACAAGGATTGTGTGAGACAAGAGAAAAAGCCAAACGAACAGTGATGGCTGGTTTAGTATGTGATGAGAAAAATATCCGATACGATAAACCTGGTGAAAAAATACCTATCACGACTGAATTACGTTTAAAAGGTCAAGTATTGAAATATGTGTCTCGCGGTGGATTGAAACTTGAAAAAGCAATAGAGGTATTTGATATTGATTTTTCTAACAAAATCTTATTAGATATAGGTTCGTCGACAGGCGGATTTACTGATGTTGCCTTACAAAATGGAGCTATGATGAGTTATGCTTTAGATGTTGGGTCAAATCAATTAGCATGGAAACTTCGTCAAGATGAACGTGTAGAAGTGATGGAAAAAACTAATTTTAGGTATTCAAAATTAGCTGATTTTAAATTAGGTCAACCGACAATTGCCACGATAGATGTTTCATTTATTTCATTAAAGCTAATAATCCCTGTGTTGCGTGATATTATTTCAAATGATGGAGAAGTAGTTGCTTTAATTAAACCGCAATTTGAAGCTGGAAAAGAACAAGTCGGTAAAAAAGGCATAGTAAGAGACAAAAAAGTTCATGTTGATGTATTGAATAGAATGATAGACATGATGACAGACTCAAGGTTTAATGTTATGCAATTAGATTACTCGCCTATAACAGGTGGGGAGGGAAATATTGAATTTCTTGCTTATTTAAAACCTTGTGAAGAAGTAGGTAACTATTTAGGAAAAGAAACGCCCGTTCAATTAGTTGAAAGAGCTCATGCTCAGTTAAATGGATAAGAGAGGTCGAACATGAGAAAGTCTGAACGACAAAAGTTAATCAAACAAATCATATTTGAAGAAAGTGTTGGCAAACAAGAAGAGTTAGTTATTTTATTAAAAGAACGCGGTATTCCTGTGACTCAAGCGACAGTATCTCGAGATATAAAAGAGTTGAATCTGATTAAACAAGTAGATGAACATGGAGATTTCAGATATTACCTACCTAAAAATGACACGTCAGAAAAACGTCGCTTGGAAAAAATGATTGAAACATCATTTATAAAAGTCGAAATAATGGATAATTTGGTGAACTTGCAGTTAGAGCCAGGTGTGGGTGTTATTATAGGGAAACTGGTTGAATTTGTGTATGAGGATAGTTTATTTGCCGTTGTTGCTAATGATGATAAATTACTGATTATTACACGAACGAATGAACAGGCACGTATGTTAGAAAGAGAAATTTTATCTATGACATAAGAGGTGAGAAGCGACATGATTCAAGAATTAACAGTTCAAGATTTTGCAATTATTTCTAATTTAACGATTCCTTTTAAAGAAGGAATGACAGTGCTGACAGGTGAAACTGGAGCGGGGAAATCGATTATTATAGATGCGATGGGATTAATCGTTGGCGGTCGTGGTTCAGCTGATTATATAAGAGATGGTGCAGAGAGATGTCGGATTGAAGGGTCATTTTTTGTTTCAGATAATGAAAAAGTTGCGACATTTTTAGAAGATAATGGGATAGAATCAGCAGAGGGTCAATTAGTTATTCAGCGCGAAATATATCGCACAGGTAGAAATAATTGCCGAATTAATGGACAATTAGTTACTACTAAAACTCTACGTGAGATTGGTCCCTTTATAGTTGATATTCATGGACAAAATGAGCATCAAGAATTAATGCAAGTTCAGAACCATCTAAGATTACTAGATCAATATGCTCCAAGTGATGTAAAAGAACTAAAAGAGATGTATCAAGAAAAATATCAGAAGTATGATGAACTGAAACATAAAGTGACGCATCTATTGAATCATGAAAAAGAATTTGTTCAACGCATGGACATGCTGACATTTCAATATAAAGAAATCGAAACAGCGCAACTTGTTGTTGGTGAAGAAGAATCTTTAATAGAAGAAAGACGTCGATTAGTAAACTTTCAAAAAATTATGGATTCATTAAAGAAAGCTTATCAGTATTTAGACAATGAAGAAATCAATGCTGTGAGCTTAAGTGGCGCAGCAATGACCGAGATGGAACAAATAGAGTCTATTGATACAGAATATGCTGAAACGACGGAGTTATTGCGGACAGCATATTATTCTTTACAAGAAGCAACGGGTAGAATCAATACATCTTTAGAGCAATTAGAAATGGATGACGAGCGATTAATTGTGATTGATAATCGACTGGATATTATTAGGCAATTAAAACGAAAATATGGCGAGACAGTAGAAGAAGTGCTTGCATATTTTGAAGAAATTACGCAA from Vagococcus martis includes these protein-coding regions:
- a CDS encoding coiled-coil domain-containing protein, with the translated sequence MKKVNKRVLVLVSMVACLMFGGIVVYASAVIWGGEDDIKGIEVVLDKLQSAVQSRDDKLKESAGKIESELSEKETLTETIKSKEQEIDELNEKQIELEVKIEELNATIETQKKNLAAKDAYREAEIAEMESYYTGEVKKYQEQVRAEEAEKNAVLEKLNNLTIEKEELDKELTRLKKASNEKDGKLEKARTDVKELREKAESILEEVNTNENDQ
- the folD gene encoding bifunctional methylenetetrahydrofolate dehydrogenase/methenyltetrahydrofolate cyclohydrolase FolD; translated protein: MTVILDGKALANKMQANLANEVADWKSKGYRIPKLVVILIGEDSASKVYVKNKEKSAQKIGFHSVVRRLDESVSEAELLDIIAEYNQDETVDGILVQLPLPKHIDEENVLLAIDPKKDVDGFHPLNVGKLFVGDPDMHPCTPFGIITLLKEHNIELVGKKVVIIGRSNIVGKPLMHMMLNEDATVTITHSKTKNLKEETLTADVLVAAIGQAEFITSDYVKDGAVVIDVGMNRNSDGKLVGDVDFADVLPKVSAITPVPGGVGPMTITMLMEQTMYQGRKHCGEESHDNK
- the xseA gene encoding exodeoxyribonuclease VII large subunit, translated to MTTSDYLTVTALTKYLKRKFDADPYLEKVYLTGEVSNFRARANSHQYFSLKDDKAKISAVMFKGAYQKLKFTPEEGMKVLVVGRLSLYEASGNYQIYIDHMEPDGVGALYQAYEQLKASLEKEGLFKLTHKQSLVKYPQRIAVITSPSGAVIKDIMTTIQRRYPIAQLVLFPTKVQGDDAAGEIVQQIKEVDAIGNFDTMIVGRGGGSIEDLWSFNTEEVVRAVFEARTPVISSVGHETDTTLTDLVADVRAATPTAAAELAVPVLQEELLKIREKQSRLYHALDNQLKHKRARFEKASESVIFKQPNRLYEAFYLQLDNLDRRLKQTISTQLHEKQVKWQKQSERLMVKNPSELIKRRHQERKFLELNLHRAMSQLISDKKQSLYQTTESLDLLSPLKTMGRGYSYVTKNNHIVKSVSDVKIGDEMILNVSDGQIQAEVKEIESDGKA
- a CDS encoding exodeoxyribonuclease VII small subunit — protein: MSKEKQTFEESMEELEQIIKGLESGDVPLETALEKFQRGVELSKECQKTLANAEKTLTKVMSQDGQEIDFEAKGD
- a CDS encoding polyprenyl synthetase family protein, producing MSTYTDFVTRHVPIIEQTICTFLKKETIGEDLYDSMSYSVKAGGKKFRPLLFLATLSLVDYPITNKEYKVASSLEMIHTYSLIHDDLPAMDDDDLRRGKPTNHKQFGEAMAILAGDGLLTESFHLLSSAEIEATKLVKLVEILSSSAGTKGMIAGQVEDIEAEEQSVSLAELQLIHEKKTGALIKSAVEMACVLASVSPIIESELMTYATSVGIAFQIRDDLLDVIGDEAIIGKHVGSDEKLNKSTYVSLLGLEEAKEAFYKQCDIAKEALHRTKIELGIDNTQTLLDEILKELKEI
- a CDS encoding TlyA family RNA methyltransferase codes for the protein MKEKVGKERVDVLLVQQGLCETREKAKRTVMAGLVCDEKNIRYDKPGEKIPITTELRLKGQVLKYVSRGGLKLEKAIEVFDIDFSNKILLDIGSSTGGFTDVALQNGAMMSYALDVGSNQLAWKLRQDERVEVMEKTNFRYSKLADFKLGQPTIATIDVSFISLKLIIPVLRDIISNDGEVVALIKPQFEAGKEQVGKKGIVRDKKVHVDVLNRMIDMMTDSRFNVMQLDYSPITGGEGNIEFLAYLKPCEEVGNYLGKETPVQLVERAHAQLNG
- a CDS encoding arginine repressor, which produces MRKSERQKLIKQIIFEESVGKQEELVILLKERGIPVTQATVSRDIKELNLIKQVDEHGDFRYYLPKNDTSEKRRLEKMIETSFIKVEIMDNLVNLQLEPGVGVIIGKLVEFVYEDSLFAVVANDDKLLIITRTNEQARMLEREILSMT
- the recN gene encoding DNA repair protein RecN; translated protein: MIQELTVQDFAIISNLTIPFKEGMTVLTGETGAGKSIIIDAMGLIVGGRGSADYIRDGAERCRIEGSFFVSDNEKVATFLEDNGIESAEGQLVIQREIYRTGRNNCRINGQLVTTKTLREIGPFIVDIHGQNEHQELMQVQNHLRLLDQYAPSDVKELKEMYQEKYQKYDELKHKVTHLLNHEKEFVQRMDMLTFQYKEIETAQLVVGEEESLIEERRRLVNFQKIMDSLKKAYQYLDNEEINAVSLSGAAMTEMEQIESIDTEYAETTELLRTAYYSLQEATGRINTSLEQLEMDDERLIVIDNRLDIIRQLKRKYGETVEEVLAYFEEITQELESQLDTTTDVTKLQEQLIEMEQELQGIALKLSETRHQVAKVLEENIMSQLASLYMEQAVFEVVFTQTDLTINGIDKVEFYLSTNVGESLKPLTKIVSGGELSRIMLALKTIFSTTQSITSIVFDEVDTGVSGRVAQAIAEKIHQIGSHSQVLCITHLPQVAAIADTQYFIRKLVKDNRTQTQVSELADSERVNEIARMLSGADVTELTKEHAKELLDLAKK